The genomic window CAACTTCTCGGAGCCCGGCTCCCTCGCCGAGAGGATGCCAATGACCCTTTCGGCTTTCTGGATGCGGGACTCGGCCTCGGCGATCCACTCTGGAAGCCGCTCCCGGATCGAGGCGATCTTGCCCTCGAGGCCCACGCGAATCGCGTTGAACTGCCGGGCGGTGATCCCAAAGCGCCGCAGGAACTCAAACTTGAGATCGCCCATCGGAATCCCCACCCGCATCCTGGCAAAGAGTGTCCGCTCGGCTCGCCCGTAGAGATCCGCATAGGCGTCCAGAGCCGCGACCTGCCCCTCCGTCAGCCTCAAGCGCGTCTGGTAGGTGAAGACCGGACGATCACTCATGCAGAGCCTCCAGCGCCTTTTTCGCCCGCATCCGCCGGTCCCGATGCTCGACCAGAATGACGCCGAACCTCGGATCGCGCAAGAGCCGCAAGAGCCCCTTGCGAGGTCCGTTCATCCCGGAGCCGACCTCCTTGACCGCATCGACAATCGGCAACCGCTTGGCGAGCGCCCACTCCGTCAGCCGCGCCAGCTGCCTGTCCAGATCGGCCTTCTGGTCGGCGCTGGAGACGCGCGCGTAAAGGGCAACTCCGCCGGGCTGCCTCTCCTCCGCATGCACGATCACCGTCCCGGTCGGCAGGTGCTCGACAGGCACCGGCATCTTCCCGTCCTTCCCCATCCGCCAAGCCGTCTTGTAGACAATCCCCTGCCGCCTTGCCCAGTCGCTCAGCTTCATGGGAAAATAATGCCATGCAAAATGACTTATATCTATGGATTAGTCAACTGTTGGCAGCCCTTGCTCACCAGTGCAAGATCTGGCCAAGCCAGGAGATCGCAGGCTTGCCCAAGGGGCAACGGCGCAGGCACGTAGGCGCGCACGCGCTCGCCCCCTGCGCTCCTCTCGATATCGGAACCAAGCCTGCGGTTCTCCGCGTCCGTCCCCTGCGATCCGTTCATTCGCTCCGCCCGTTATTAAAACGAATCGGCCTTCGCTTGAATAACGGGCCTGGCTAATTTAAGCCAACCTCTCCGTCGCATTCCCTGCCTGATGCAGGTCCGCGTCCCCGCCATCCCCCAGGCCCATGCTGCCACCCGAGCGGAGAGATCCGGCGGCAAGGAATGGCTCCAGGGATCCAAAGCCGGTCCCCGTGGACCAGGCCCTCGTGCATGTCCTTTGACCAGAGGATGTCACCCTTGGCCAGGGGCGCAGAGGAGAGATCGAGGAGGGGAGACCCCCGCAAAGTCCCGCGGATGGGCGATCGGGGAATGCCGGTCAATCGCCCGATTCGGGAGGGCCCGCCTTCGGCCAATGGCGATGGAACCAATCGGCGGCCAATCGAGCCACTTCCTGCAGGGTTCCCGGCTCCTCGAAGAGATGGGTCGCTCCGGGGACGATGGCGAGCTCCTTCTCGCAGTGGAGCGCGCGCAGCGCTTCTCGATTCAAGCGGAGCACCGGATGGTCTTCCCCGCCGACGATCAGCAGGGTCGGAGTCCGCACCCGGGCCAAGGCGGCCCCGGCAAGATCGGGCCTGCCTCCCCGGGAGACGACCGCGGCGATCTCCTCGCCCTCGTGGGCGGCGGCGACCAGGGCCGCTCCGCCGCCGGTGCTCGAGCCGAAGTAGCCGAGAGCCATGCGCGGGTCGCCCAGGCGGTCTCGCAGCCAGCGTGCCGCGCCCTCCAGCCGTCCGGCCAGGAATGGGATATCGAAGCGGAGAGCGGCGGTCCGCTCGTCCTCCTCTTCCTCCTCGGGAGTCAAGAGATCGAACAGCAGGGTGCCCGAGCCACTCCTCCGGAGGATCTCGGCCACAAACCGGTTGCGGGGACTGAAGCGGCTCGAGCCGCTGCCATGCGCAAAGAGCACGATCCCGCCGGCAGCGGGGGGCACCTCGAGCGTGCCGGGCAAGAGGATCTCGCCGAGGGCAACCTCGACCTCCTCCTTCCATCCTCCCTTTCTGGCCATAGGGACAAGAACGATCGGCAACGGTCCTTTTGGGTAAATTACCTCCAGGTTTCCTCTGCCGCAAGGCGCTTCCCGGCTTGCGCTGCCGGGGAGCCATCCTCTACTCTTCCCCCGACCGACCGGAAGAAGCTCCGGCGAAGCCGCGCGCGGGCCGGCACCCGAGTCAACCACCGAACAGGGAAACTCCCCCATGAACCGCTCCTCGCTCTCCCCCACCGTCCTCGTCATCTTCGGCGCTGCGGGCGACCTTGCCTGGCGCAAGCTCGTGCCCGCCCTCTACTGCCTCTCGGCCGAAGGATGGCTTCCCGAGAAGTTCGCCATCGTCGGCGTCGACCGCAAGGAGATGACCAAGGAGGAGCTCTTGGGCCACTTCCGCTCCGGCGTCGAATCCTTCTGCCGCCGCAAGCTCGACGAGGCTTCCTGGACGACCTTTGCCACCTCCCTCACCCAATACCATTGCGGAGACCTCGCCCATCCGGATACCTTCGGGGTCCTGGCCAAGGCGATCGAAGACCTTTCCCAGCAGTGGGGCGGGCCCGCCAACCCGGTCTTCTACCTCGCCGTCTCGCCGACGCTCATCGAGCCGATCGCCACGGGCTTGGGGAAGGTGGGGCTCGGCAAGAACACCCCCGGGAGCCGAATCGTGGTCGAGAAGCCCTTCGGGCGGGACCTCGCCTCGGCCGAAGCGCTCAACCGCTCCCTGGCCGAGGTCTTCGCCGAGAAGCAGATCTTCCGGATCGACCACTACCTCGGCAAGGAGACCGTCCAGAACATCCTCGCCCTCCGCTTTGGGAACGCCTGGTTTGAGCCGATCTGGGACCGCCGCTACATCGACAGTGTGCAGATCACGGTCGCCGAAACGATCGGGGTCGAGCAGCGGGGCGCATACTACGAGCATGCCGGCGCCCTGCGCGACATGGTCCAGAACCACCTCCTCCAGCTCCTCTGCACCGTGGCAATGGAGCCGCCGGTCTCCTTCGAGGCGGAAGAGGTCCGCAACAAGAAGACCGACGTGCTCCACGCGATCCGCCCCTTCCCCACGGAAGCCGTCCACCGGCTGGCGGTGCGCGGCCAGTATGGCTCGGGCTGGGTACGTGGCCAGCATGTCCCCGCCTACCGGAGCGAGCCGAGTGTTTCCCCAAGCTCCTTGATCGAGACCTTCGTCGCCCTCAAGGTCTTCGTCGATAACTGGCGCTGGCAGGACGTTCCGTTCTACCTGCGGACGGGCAAGCGGCTGCCGCAGCGCGTCTCCCAGATCGTGATCAGCCTTCGGCCCGTCCCCCACCAGGCCTTTCCCGAGATCGCGGTCGACCAGTGGCATCCCAACCGGATGATCCTCAATATCCAGCCCAAGGAGAGCATCCTGCTCAACTTCCAGGCGAAACGGCCGGGGCCGACGATCCGGCTCACCCCGGTCGACCTCCGGTTCTCCTATCCCGACGCCTTCCAGTCCGAATCCCCGGAAGCCTACGAAACCCTGCTGCGGGATGTGATCCTGGGGGATGGCACCCTCTTCATGCGCGCCGACCAGGTCGAGGCGGCCTGGTCCCTGGTCGATCCCATCTTGCAAGTCTGGGAATCCAACGCTCCGACCGACTTCCCCAACTACGCGGCGGGGAGCTGGGGGCCCGAGGCGGCGCAGGTCCTGATCGCCCGAGACGGCAGGAGCTGGTTCGAGAGCCCGGAGGACGGCGAGTAGCGCGCCTACCCCCGCTGCCGCCGGGCGAGCGTGCGCAGCCGGAGGGCGCTCAAGCGGATGAAGCCGCCCGCATCGCGCGGATCGTAGGCTCCCTGGTCGGCCTCCATGGTCGCCAGCTTGGGATTGTAGAGGGAGCAGGGACTCTTTCGGCCCAGCGTCTGGAGAGCTCCCTTGAAGAGGCGGAGGCGGACCGTGCCGGTCACGTACTGCTGGCTCTGCTCGATCGCCGCCTGGAGAAACTCCCGCTCCGGCGCAAACCAGAACCCGTAGTAGACCAGCTCGGCATAGCGGGGCAGGAGCGAGTCCCGCAAATGCATGACCTCCCGGTCGAGGGTCAAGGTCTCGATCTGGCGGTGGGCGAAGCGGAGGATCGTCCCTCCGGGACATTCGTAGACCCCGCGCGATTTCATCCCGACGAAGCGGTTCTCGACGAGGTCGACGCGGCCAATGCCATGCCTCCCCCCGATCTCGTTGAGGGCGCCCAGGGCCTCCGCGGGGGAGAGGGCCTTCCCGTTGACGGCGACGCAGTTTCCGCCTTCGAAGTCGAGATCGACCGTCTCCGGCTCATCGGGGGCACGCTCCGGATCGCGCGTCAGCCGGAAGAGATCGGCGGGCGGGGGCTGCCACGGATCCTCGAGGACCCCGCTCTCGTAGCTGATGTGGAAGAGGTTGCGGTCCATCGAGTAGGGCTTGGCCTGCGTGACGGGAACCGGGATCCCGTGCTTCTCCGCATAGCGGATCAGATCGGCCCTTCCCGCAAGCTCCCACTCCCGCCAAGGCGCAATGACGCGCAGGTCCGGGGCGAGGGCCGCAAAGGTGAGCTCGAAGCGCACCTGATCGTTCCCTTTCCCGGTCGCTCCGTGCGCGAGCGCGTCGGCTCCGAGCTCCCGGGCGATCTCGACCTGCTTCTTGGCGATCAGGGGGCGCGCAATCGAGGTGCCCAGCAGGTACTGGTCCTCGTAGAGCGCTCCCGCCCGCAGCATCGGAAAGACATAGTCCCGGACGAACTCCTCCCGGAGATCGGAGATGACACAGCGGGAAGCCCCGGTCCGGCACGCCTTCTCCTCGAGGCCGGTCAGCTCCTCCGCCTGTCCGACGTCGGCGCAGTAGGCGATGACCTCGGCCTGGTACTGCTCGGTCAGCCACTTGAGGATCACGGAGGTGTCGAGCCCTCCCGAATAGGCCAGAACGATTTTCATGGAAGCTTCCCGTACAAAACGGATGTTCTTTCCGACCGGGGAATCCCGCCTACGCGATCTCCCCGAAGGAGCTCTGCCTTCGCTTGAGGACGGGACGGAGCTTTTCCAGGGCCGCCGGGACGGTCAGGCCGTATTTCCTTCGCAGCTGATCGACCTTGCCATGCTCGATGTACTGGTCGGGCCAACCGATCCGGACGACGGGGACCGCAATCCCCAGCTCGGAGAGCGCCTCGAGCACGAGCGACCCAAAGCCGCCGGCCAGGACATGGTCCTCGATGGTGACGATCGCCTCCACGCTCCGGCCGAAGAACTCGAGGGTCCCCCGGTCGAGCGGCTTGACCGTCCGCGGATTGATCAGGGCGGCCGAGATCCCCTCGGCCTCGAGGGCCGTCGCGAGCTCCCGGCCCATCGGCAGCATCATCCCCAAGCAGAAGATCGCCACATCCCTCCCGTGCTGGAGGACCTCGGCCCGGCCGATCGGAATCATCTCCGGGAAAGGCTTCACGGCGACGCCGGAGCCGGCTCCGCGCGGATACCGGATCGCAACGGGGCCGGGATGGTGCATGGCCGTGAAGAGCATGTCGGCCAGCTCGTCCTCGTCCTTGGGATGGAGAAGGGTGATGTTGGGGACGCAGCGCAGGTAGGCGATATCGAAGAGCCCGTGGTGGGTCGGCCCGTCGTCTCCCGAGAGCCCCCCCCGGTCCATGCAGAACACCACGGGGAGGTTTTGGAGGCAGACATCGTGGACGATCTGGTCATAGGCGCGCTGCAGAAAGGTCGAATAGATCGCGCAGTAGGGCTTGAACCCCTTGGTGGCCAGCCCCGCCGCAAAGAGCACCGCGTGCTCCTCGGCGATCCCGGTATCGAAATAGCGGTCGGGGAACTTCGGTTGAAACCGGTCGAGCGCGGTCCCGTTCGGCATGGCCGCCGTGATCGCCACTACGTTCCGGTTCTGGTCGGCCAGCTTGACCAGGGTGTCGGCGAAGACCTGGGAGCAGGTCACGACCTCGCTCGCCGGCGTCTCCCCGGTTACCGGGTGGTAGGGACCGAGGCCGTGGAACTTCTTCTGCTTCTCC from Methylacidimicrobium sp. B4 includes these protein-coding regions:
- a CDS encoding argininosuccinate synthase; this translates as MKIVLAYSGGLDTSVILKWLTEQYQAEVIAYCADVGQAEELTGLEEKACRTGASRCVISDLREEFVRDYVFPMLRAGALYEDQYLLGTSIARPLIAKKQVEIARELGADALAHGATGKGNDQVRFELTFAALAPDLRVIAPWREWELAGRADLIRYAEKHGIPVPVTQAKPYSMDRNLFHISYESGVLEDPWQPPPADLFRLTRDPERAPDEPETVDLDFEGGNCVAVNGKALSPAEALGALNEIGGRHGIGRVDLVENRFVGMKSRGVYECPGGTILRFAHRQIETLTLDREVMHLRDSLLPRYAELVYYGFWFAPEREFLQAAIEQSQQYVTGTVRLRLFKGALQTLGRKSPCSLYNPKLATMEADQGAYDPRDAGGFIRLSALRLRTLARRQRG
- a CDS encoding recombinase family protein, which translates into the protein MKLSDWARRQGIVYKTAWRMGKDGKMPVPVEHLPTGTVIVHAEERQPGGVALYARVSSADQKADLDRQLARLTEWALAKRLPIVDAVKEVGSGMNGPRKGLLRLLRDPRFGVILVEHRDRRMRAKKALEALHE
- the zwf gene encoding glucose-6-phosphate dehydrogenase, producing the protein MNRSSLSPTVLVIFGAAGDLAWRKLVPALYCLSAEGWLPEKFAIVGVDRKEMTKEELLGHFRSGVESFCRRKLDEASWTTFATSLTQYHCGDLAHPDTFGVLAKAIEDLSQQWGGPANPVFYLAVSPTLIEPIATGLGKVGLGKNTPGSRIVVEKPFGRDLASAEALNRSLAEVFAEKQIFRIDHYLGKETVQNILALRFGNAWFEPIWDRRYIDSVQITVAETIGVEQRGAYYEHAGALRDMVQNHLLQLLCTVAMEPPVSFEAEEVRNKKTDVLHAIRPFPTEAVHRLAVRGQYGSGWVRGQHVPAYRSEPSVSPSSLIETFVALKVFVDNWRWQDVPFYLRTGKRLPQRVSQIVISLRPVPHQAFPEIAVDQWHPNRMILNIQPKESILLNFQAKRPGPTIRLTPVDLRFSYPDAFQSESPEAYETLLRDVILGDGTLFMRADQVEAAWSLVDPILQVWESNAPTDFPNYAAGSWGPEAAQVLIARDGRSWFESPEDGE
- the dxs gene encoding 1-deoxy-D-xylulose-5-phosphate synthase translates to MARLLDGIDSPADLKRLSIAELPQLAEEIRQEMITVLAKNGGHIGPNLGVVELTIALHYVFQTPEDHFLFDVSHQGYVHKLLTGRRKRFATIRQPNGLSGFLNREESEHDCYGAGHAGTALSAALGMAVGRDRRGGKENVVAVCGDAAFTCGVTYEALNNVCDQTQRLIVVLNDNEWSIDKNVGAIASYFSRIVSHPTYSWIRDRAEEFLKKIPNRGVLRAARKAEEAVKSLLLPSVIFEELGLTYYGPVDGHDVAMLISMFEFLKHQEHPVLFHVLTQKGKGFAPAMEKQKKFHGLGPYHPVTGETPASEVVTCSQVFADTLVKLADQNRNVVAITAAMPNGTALDRFQPKFPDRYFDTGIAEEHAVLFAAGLATKGFKPYCAIYSTFLQRAYDQIVHDVCLQNLPVVFCMDRGGLSGDDGPTHHGLFDIAYLRCVPNITLLHPKDEDELADMLFTAMHHPGPVAIRYPRGAGSGVAVKPFPEMIPIGRAEVLQHGRDVAIFCLGMMLPMGRELATALEAEGISAALINPRTVKPLDRGTLEFFGRSVEAIVTIEDHVLAGGFGSLVLEALSELGIAVPVVRIGWPDQYIEHGKVDQLRRKYGLTVPAALEKLRPVLKRRQSSFGEIA
- a CDS encoding dienelactone hydrolase family protein → MARKGGWKEEVEVALGEILLPGTLEVPPAAGGIVLFAHGSGSSRFSPRNRFVAEILRRSGSGTLLFDLLTPEEEEEDERTAALRFDIPFLAGRLEGAARWLRDRLGDPRMALGYFGSSTGGGAALVAAAHEGEEIAAVVSRGGRPDLAGAALARVRTPTLLIVGGEDHPVLRLNREALRALHCEKELAIVPGATHLFEEPGTLQEVARLAADWFHRHWPKAGPPESGD